AAATTATGCACGAACTGCCTACAACCAGGGCATAGCGCGCAAGAGTGCGATCGAGGTTCGTGCCGAATATGTCGGCTACGACACCACACGTTGCTGCATCACTTCGAGCAGGTAGCGTCAACAAGCGGAATAACGAACGCTCAATCCAAAACACAATGACGGCTAAACCACAGAGAACCAAACGAAACGGGCTACCATCGAGCGTTTACCATAAACGCAATCACAAATGAAATTTTAGTTACGGCACAAGTCCAGATTTTCAATAAAAGAAACCGCCCGATAAATTGTCGAGCATTAATCGACACTTGAGCATCGATCAACCTAATTTCTGAACGCCTTGCTCAGAAAATCAACCTCCCGCGGATGCAATGCTCGGTTCCCATTGGTTCTCTGAACGCTATGACCACGGTAGCAACCCACGCACTGAAGGCTACTATAGCTTCGCGTGTGAGTAATTATCAACGCTCGCTTACGTTCCTCATTGTGAACGACATCGCGCCTTTCGTACCCGATCAAGAGGTAGATCgtggaacaataaaaattccgccGAATCTGCACCTTGCAGATCCGGAATTTCATCGACCGGCACCGATCGATTTACTGCTGGGTTCCGGAACAGCCCTCTCAATCTTATGCGTCGACCAAATTGTCTTGTCACGCTTAGACGAGTCCGATCTCTACCTACAAAAATCGCAACTCGGTTGGGTGATCGAGGGGAGCGCGCCAGTCGCTTCTCCCGCTCATAGCACACTTGGCCACGCGACCACGGCGTTAGAATTCGACCTCACCCGTTTCTGGGAGGTTGAAGAAGGCCCACAAAGACAGCATCTGTCTGAATCTGACGTAGTTTGCGAAAGCCATTTCCAAAAACACACAATTCGGAATCCTGACGGCAGATACGTCGTGGCTTTACCATTCAACGAGAAACTGTCGCGTCTCGGAGACTCCAAGGTACAGGCAATAAAAAGACTGAATTCATTGGAGCGAAAACTCCAGCGAGAACCCGCACTCAAGCAAGAGTATCATGCGGTGATCAAAGAATACCTGGACCTCGGACATATGAGCGAACTGCCACAGGAACAACAGTCACCTGAGGGGTATTACCTACCACATCACGGGGTGGTTAAAGTCACCAGTGACACAACCAAACTCCGCGTCGTCTTCGACGGTTCTGCCACGACTAATTCAGGAATATCTTTAAATCACGCTCTCCACACCGGTCCAAAAATTCAGGACGATCTACTCTACATTTTACTAAGATTCCGCATTCATCGATACTGTTGGCAACAATGGAAGTTTCTGTTCACACATCCAATAAGCCCCCTGGCGGGAGAACCCGACAAAAGTCAGAAGAAGTTTGCCCGCGCTTTGTATCGCACGCGTTTTACCAATGTATCACCAGtattaaatatattctttattttgtattaCTACGAGCTCGTGGTCCCGTCTCAATTATTTACCAACAGATACGTACTGACGGGAGATATTGAAAAGATGTACCGACAGTTCCTTGTACGTCCGGAAGACAGGAGATTCCAGCGTATTCTCTGGCGCGATACTACAGGTTCCATTAAAACTTATGAACTGAATACTGTAACATTTGGACTATCTGCCGCACCATATCTTGAAATATACTATAACGGATAGCAATCAGGATGACGTTCTTCGATTACAATGTGTCTGGCAACGCAGTACCATCCATCGCGTACCTCGATAATCTGGAAGAAGATCAGTCGTTTGTAAATGTCACGTTACCCATATACCCGAGACCCAGCCACCTTATGAAAACATTCATCATTCTATTATACGCAACGATATTTCTACTATCGATGGTCGGAAATTCGTCTGTTCTAATCACGCTGGCATGCAACAGACgtgtggcggcgacaagctggcgccacgtctccgccatgtgtttagttttaagaaagtatgtttgtacgaatgaatatcgggttgcgtgctgcgcgatagcgtcgagtggatgtttagatgactgggtcgagtgtcgcgtaggctgagtgtgtttagtttagttaagagcgaatgcagaccgtgagaatgaagaaagagggattgttgtgaggatgcgttagcgagcgaatggttagttcgtaagtttagttctgtaagagaattcgtcgagagcggacacgcgggctacgcgggtgtATCGTCCCTCTCAGAATAAAGTCTAGTCGAACCACGAGCGGTACACCTTTAATACCCGTAACCTATCCCGACTGTACTCACCATCCACAGACGGATGAGGACTGTCACCAATGTGTACTTGTTGAATCTGGTGAGTAAACTTTGGTGCTGACACTCCTGCAACCCTTTCCCCTCTTTGTCGATCCATTATGCTTATGTTTGATTCAAATTGTGCTATATGTAGcactagggtggaccttatttttcgaccatctgattttttttatgcgaccccctagatctgttccagatccaaaaaaaataagttctgcagaagaagaactcaattggacaacaggaaagggtgtcgcaatcggtttgaagtttgaaaatttcagtaatttccctttaattttagatgcaactcaaattttatgttttaatgataagagttactgttataacataaaaatatcatcttttggttgtataataagaaattttacttgaaagtttcaaccctattgtcaatattttggtttattacattacggagtagagctatgagcgcgccaaacggtcgccaacaggcccgaatattcaactttttaaaaaatttcaaaatagttggcctgaaattaataaaaataattacatcccgggaacgcacgacgattacgttctgaaacatattaatgatatacaaaaaaaatcgaaatttttaaaaattacacaaaaatgagtcacccaagagatgactacaaagaacttttagaattagcaataatttttcttggggggattcctttgggtggcatttcattcaaaatgcctggcgcatttcaccatgcgatgtggatggctaaaataatatacactttaaaaatatttatttttcgaaacgaatttcctctcaaccaggaagagtatagtagcagtagagatacatgtgtatttctaattaacatttatattgagccgtggattttgaccccaatagctgctatggcgccacgtgtagatctagaattcatcaaaaatataattcattacaaaaatgttaacgaagaaataagcgatgtggcattaaaaaaaattgtgaaccatttatggtacttgtcaccggagaatgcggcgctatcgttttttgataaaaaagtttcagtagaaacaaaaagatcgatggtgcaagcactacaaaatgtaaacaataataataattataagagatacatgacaacgactatagaaattaaaaatcttgggaatttggaaatacaacatttcgtatcatctgaatcaaataattttttcaaacggttcaatataaattcagattttcttttaattgatccagcactatgagaaactaataataattatatcgaagcgataggtattataacaaaattagaagttgtgaatgacgttgcagaaagagcagtaaaattaatgaaagattataatttaacgttatgcaaaaacgaagaagaaaaacaattcatattacaaattgtaaccgattatagggaaaaatacccaaaaattgataaaacaacattaagtacagattttttaaaattatttatactcttattataattaggcctataaacaaaatattcaattataagtatttaactgtctttttccacttttccttatattaatgtgagatcaaattttatatttaaaaaataaatattaaatattttgcttaaacaaattcattaaacaatttaatttttgctttgatataataagaatattacattaaaatagtgtttaatgaccagtgggattgaaaaatgtgtactttttcatttttcgcaaaattaaaattttttgcataaacaaactcgttgcgacacgtcttccctttgtccgatcgacttgaaatttggagggaattagttttttaccgagtagaacagattgcaagggtcgcatcaaatgaattaaaaaaaaaattttgcacaagagcaactaaggtccaccctaatatatatatatattttttcaaacatttttaatagTGTTATTCTACGCGGAAACGCACACTTTTTGGCGTaacttttcgaattttattcgaattcgTTCATAGGTCACTAAAGACAAAGACTTCAACATATTTGAATTTGAATAAAATCCGAAATTTTACGCCAAAAAAAAATCTTCGCGTGGGATGATCTAATAAAATAACAGTACTCatctatattataataacacTGTCGAACACCAAATTTGTTTCTCAATTTCTGTTGGGTGGTTCTTGTAGAGTTTTTCGCGCTGATTCCGAATCTGCCTTTACTTTTCCTCCTACACGCAGTTTTTGAGAAACATGAGTTTGAAAAAAAAACCTATTTTTCAACTTTAATCAAATATTGCAATGATATTATAAAAGATATTGAATTGTTCTTTGCAGCAAAAGATTCTGTAGATTTTCCCGAATACAGTGATACCACTTTTCCACCATTTTTTAAGGATATTTTTGAATTTATCTCAAAAGATAAGGGTCCAGCGTAAAATTGAACTATATCACGCGATAGAGCGGATTTTTATCTTGGGAAACCCCCTTTGAAGTTTGCAACATCAACGTTTTTACCGAACCAAAAAGCAAAATATCTACGCCCGACATGCGTTGCCGCCACTGGTGCAGTTCCACTAGCGCGGTCGTTCGTCGGGAtaaggcgcggcgcggcgtaacGGCGATGCTGTGGCTAAAAGCGCGCAATTATGCCAGGctgatttataaattatttgatgaatttttttaatgtagtCTCTTGCTCATAG
This region of Halictus rubicundus isolate RS-2024b unplaced genomic scaffold, iyHalRubi1_principal scaffold0027, whole genome shotgun sequence genomic DNA includes:
- the LOC143363203 gene encoding uncharacterized protein LOC143363203 → MTPENRKSAVERAKLCTNCLQPGHSAQECDRGSCRICRLRHHTLLHHFEQKINLPRMQCSVPIGSLNAMTTVATHALKATIASRVSNYQRSLTFLIVNDIAPFVPDQEVDRGTIKIPPNLHLADPEFHRPAPIDLLLGSGTALSILCVDQIVLSRLDESDLYLQKSQLGWVIEGSAPVASPAHSTLGHATTALEFDLTRFWEVEEGPQRQHLSESDVVCESHFQKHTIRNPDGRYVVALPFNEKLSRLGDSKVQAIKRLNSLERKLQREPALKQEYHAVIKEYLDLGHMSELPQEQQSPEGYYLPHHGVVKVTSDTTKLRVVFDGSATTNSGISLNHALHTGPKIQDDLLYILLRFRIHRYCWQQWKFLFTHPISPLAGEPDKSQKKFARALYRTRFTNVSPVLNIFFILYYYELVVPSQLFTNRYVLTGDIEKMYRQFLVRPEDRRFQRILWRDTTGSIKTYELNTYHPSRTSIIWKKISRL